A stretch of Fundicoccus culcitae DNA encodes these proteins:
- the walK gene encoding cell wall metabolism sensor histidine kinase WalK: MKRPFSIFQSIYIKIPLLFIFILLIAFQFIAVFFVDQLETQTANNYKENMNTQVDLLVNNMRPILSEADLSNDERYSRMNQVLDSFQQSNAVYQVINPQSYVIATNETNVANAIGRRVNNNEINQVFLNQRSYVAEVYNPISGIQQYTVIQPIISQESNQLLGVIHAVADMTQIYEQTGDVMGVFIQSAVFSILLTFIVSIVLSQGLTRPIENIRQQAIRISEGNYDYPATVYGQDELGELAMTINDVAIKVKEAQELTESERQRLDGVLRHMTDGVLATDRRGNIILVNNRALSLLNVSHQKAIGMSILSLLDITDQVSLETLLSNDQEVLMNRHDGKIQTILKAEFSLIRRDTGFVTGLVCVLTDVTEQEKTEQERRDFVSNVSHELRTPLTSIKSYSEALSDGAWEDPDIAPQFIDVIQSETNRMIRMIGNLLDLSKLDGGQIKPEMELLDYKRVMTHILDRFEFMLKSGKSTKGFVIKREFTTSDIYIEMDQDRMTQVIDNIINNAIKYSPDGGEIFVSIQESHDKVTTIVRDQGLGIPQKDLPHLFERFYRVDKARSRDQGGTGLGLAISKEVIELHGGKIWAESRENSGSSFIFELPYENFEIIDEGWDD; the protein is encoded by the coding sequence ATGAAACGGCCCTTTTCAATATTTCAATCGATCTATATCAAGATCCCCTTGTTATTTATATTTATTTTGTTAATTGCCTTCCAATTTATTGCGGTTTTCTTTGTGGACCAATTAGAGACGCAAACGGCAAATAACTATAAAGAAAATATGAATACACAAGTGGATTTATTGGTAAATAATATGCGTCCGATTTTGAGCGAGGCTGATTTGTCCAATGACGAACGTTATTCACGGATGAATCAGGTGTTAGATTCTTTTCAACAATCTAATGCGGTCTATCAGGTTATTAATCCACAAAGTTATGTGATTGCAACCAATGAGACCAACGTCGCCAATGCTATCGGACGTCGTGTTAATAATAATGAGATTAATCAAGTGTTTTTAAATCAACGGTCCTATGTGGCTGAAGTGTATAACCCCATCTCTGGGATTCAGCAATATACCGTGATTCAACCGATTATTTCGCAAGAAAGCAATCAGCTACTGGGGGTCATTCATGCTGTAGCTGACATGACACAAATTTATGAACAGACAGGTGATGTTATGGGGGTTTTCATCCAATCAGCTGTCTTTTCTATCTTACTGACCTTTATTGTTTCCATTGTTCTTTCGCAAGGTTTAACCCGGCCGATTGAAAATATCAGGCAACAGGCGATTCGAATTTCGGAAGGGAATTATGATTACCCCGCCACCGTTTATGGTCAAGATGAACTCGGCGAATTAGCGATGACTATTAATGACGTGGCGATTAAAGTTAAGGAAGCCCAGGAATTAACCGAGTCTGAACGTCAACGGTTAGATGGGGTTTTACGGCATATGACGGATGGGGTATTAGCGACTGACCGTCGTGGGAATATTATTCTTGTTAATAACCGAGCGCTATCATTACTCAATGTGTCGCATCAAAAGGCCATAGGTATGTCTATTCTTAGTCTGTTAGATATTACCGATCAGGTCAGTTTGGAAACCTTGTTAAGTAATGATCAAGAAGTGTTAATGAACCGTCATGATGGGAAAATCCAAACCATTTTAAAAGCTGAATTTTCGTTAATTCGTCGGGATACCGGCTTTGTGACCGGCTTGGTGTGTGTGTTAACTGACGTTACCGAACAAGAAAAGACGGAACAAGAACGCCGTGATTTCGTGTCAAATGTTTCACACGAACTTAGAACGCCCTTAACGAGTATTAAAAGTTACTCCGAAGCCCTTTCTGACGGCGCTTGGGAAGATCCTGATATCGCACCGCAATTTATTGATGTGATCCAATCCGAAACGAATCGGATGATTCGGATGATTGGGAATTTACTGGACTTATCCAAATTAGACGGTGGACAAATTAAACCTGAAATGGAACTTTTAGATTATAAGCGCGTGATGACGCATATTTTGGATCGCTTTGAGTTTATGTTGAAGTCAGGCAAATCGACCAAAGGCTTCGTGATTAAACGTGAATTCACGACCTCAGATATATATATCGAGATGGATCAAGACCGGATGACCCAAGTGATTGATAATATTATTAATAACGCCATTAAATATTCCCCTGACGGGGGTGAGATTTTTGTGAGTATTCAAGAATCACATGACAAAGTAACCACGATTGTGCGTGACCAAGGCTTAGGTATTCCCCAAAAGGATTTGCCCCATTTATTTGAACGGTTTTATCGTGTTGATAAAGCACGGTCACGCGATCAAGGTGGGACGGGGCTTGGACTGGCGATTAGTAAGGAAGTTATCGAATTGCATGGTGGAAAAATTTGGGCTGAAAGCCGTGAAAATAGCGGTTCTTCCTTTATTTTTGAACTACCTTACGAAAACTTCGAAATCATTGATGAAGGGTGGGATGATTAA